From the Tripterygium wilfordii isolate XIE 37 chromosome 6, ASM1340144v1, whole genome shotgun sequence genome, one window contains:
- the LOC120000790 gene encoding serine--tRNA ligase, chloroplastic/mitochondrial, with protein MGLNSCLGGTTMQTLRLVTIPASSSPSRFAFRHLNFLSLHNSSRRPPLTLLVRALSASAVQAASATETADGKVVKPQWKAAIDFKWIRDNKDAVAVNIKNRNSNADLELVLRLYDKLSNLQKEVEQLRGERNVVANKMKGKIEPLERQKLIDEGKNLKEGLMTLEEDLLKLTDELQQEAQSIPNMTHPDVPIGGEDCSTVRKMVGSPREFSFPVKDHVQLGKELDILDFDSAAEVSGSKFYYLKNEAVMLELGLINWTLFEVMKRGFMPLTTPEIVRSSIVEKCGFQPRGTNTQVYSIEGTDQCLIGTAEIPVGGIHMDSILTESLLPLKYVALSHCFRTEAGAAGTATRGLYRVHQFSKVEMFILCRPEESDLYHEELIQIEEDIFSALGLHYKTLDMASVDLGAPAYRKFDVEAWMPGLGRYGEISSASNCTDYQSRRLGIRYRPSEPSSSQPKKVKGNLPPTKFVHTLNATACAVPRMIVSLLENYQQEDGSVIIPEPLRPFVGGLEVIAPKSR; from the exons ATGGGTTTGAACTCTTGCTTGGGCGGGACGACAATGCAAACTCTGAGACTTGTGACAATTCCAGCATCGTCTTCTCCTTCTCGCTTTGCTTTCAGACACCTCAATTTCCTTTCCCTCCACAATAGCTCACGGAGACCTCCTCTCACCCTCCTCGTCCGGGCGCTCTCGGCTTCCGCTGTACAAGCGGCTTCTGCCACAGAAACTGCCGATGGTAAAG TGGTGAAGCCGCAATGGAAAGCGGCTATTGATTTCAAGTGGATCAGGGATAATAAAGATGCTGTTGCGGTGAATATCAAGAACAGGAACTCTAATGCCGATTTAGAGCTTGTGCTTCGGCTTTACGATAAGTTGTCTAATCTTCAGAAG GAAGTTGAACAGCTCCGTGGTGAAAGGAATGTGGTCGCAAACAAgatgaaaggaaaaatagaacccTTGGAGCGTCAGAAACTGATAGATgaag GAAAAAACCTGAAAGAAGGACTTATGACTCTGGAGGAAGACCTGCTTAAACTTACAGATGAACTTCAGCAGGAAGCACAAAGTATACCAAATATGACCCATCCTGATGTTCCAATAGGAGGGGAGGATTGTTCGACAGTGAGAAAAATG GTTGGTAGTCCTCGTGAATTCAGCTTCCCTGTCAAGGATCATGTTCAACTTGGGAAGGAACTAGATATCCTAGATTTTGACTCGGCTGCAGAG GTAAGTGGGTCAAAATTTTACTACCTGAAGAATGAAGCAGTTATGCTGGAGCTGGGTCTCATCAACTGGACACTCTTCGAAGTCATGAAAAGAGGCTTTATGCCTCTAACAACACCAGAAATTGTGCGATCCTCTATTGTCGAAAAATGTGGGTTCCAACCTCGTGGAACAAATACCCAG GTTTATTCTATTGAGGGTACAGACCAATGCCTTATTGGCACAGCAGAAATCCCTGTGGGAGGAATACATATGGACTCTATTCTCACTGAGTCATTATTGCCTCTGAAGTATGTGGCATTATCTCACTGCTTTCGCACTGAGGCTGGTGCTGCTGGCACTGCGACAAG GGGTCTCTATCGAGTTCACCAGTTCAGCAAGGTGGAGATGTTTATTTTGTGCCGCCCAGAGGAGAGTGATTTGTACCATGAGGAGCTCATACAAATTGAAGAGGACATCTTCTCAGCTCTAGGTTTACATTACAA AACACTGGACATGGCTTCTGTGGATTTAGGGGCACCTGCATATCGCAAATTTGATGTGGAAGCATGGATGCCAGGTTTAGGACGCTATGGTGAG ATATCTAGTGCATCCAATTGTACGGACTATCAAAGTCGTCGACTAGGAATTCGTTATCGTCCATCAGAACCATCATCATCGCAGCCTAAGAAGGTTAAGGGAAATCTTCCTCCAACAAAGTTTGTGCATACTCTAAATGCCACAGCCTGCGCGGTTCCTCGGATGATTGTATCCTTGCTTGAGAATTATCAGCAGGAAGATGGTTCAGTTATTATCCCCGAGCCGTTGAGGCCCTTTGTGGGTGGGCTTGAGGTTATAGCTCCTAAATCCAGATAG
- the LOC120000791 gene encoding cytochrome c oxidase subunit 6b-3-like, with product MAIAKADTPSLAESETIQLQTAPGDFRFPTTNQTRHCFTRYIEYHRCIAAKEEGAPECQKFAKYYRSLCPDEWVERWDEQRANGIFPGPL from the exons ATGGCGATAGCTAAAGCTGATACCCCAAGCCTCGCTGAG TCGGAGACCATTCAGCTGCAGACAGCACCAGGAGATTTTCGTTTCCCAACTACTAATCAAACGAGGCACTGCTTTACCCGATATATTGAGTATCACCG CTGCATAGCTGCTAAGGAAGAAGGTGCTCCAGAGTGTCAGAAATTTGCAAAATATTACCGATCTCTGTGTCCTGATGAGTGG GTCGAGCGATGGGATGAGCAGAGGGCAAATGGCATCTTTCCTGGTCCTCTGTAG
- the LOC119999615 gene encoding alcohol dehydrogenase-like 1 isoform X1: MENKKESETAGKIIRCKAAICRKPREPLVIEEIEVDPPKAWEVRIKVLCTSLCHSDVTFWKMNPSPISVFPRIFGHEAVGVVESVGENVEGIEGGDLVLPVFAPNCEECRDCKSSKSNMCTKFKTKFIDMPRDGTSRFRDKDGEVVHHFLSVSSFTEYTVVDVAHLVKISAEIPVDKACLLGCGVSTGIGAAWKVADVEEGSTVAIFGLGAVGLAVAEGARQRRASKIIGIDLNPDKFEIAKEFGVTDFINPTICVDKPISEVIKEMTDGGVDYCFECIGLASMMQVAFTSTRKGWGKTVILGLEMHGSPLSLNCYDMLNGRSLSGSLFGGIKPRSDIPLIANKYLEKELCLDKFITHEVSFHEINKAFDLLIEGKSLRCIIWMDK; the protein is encoded by the exons ATGGAGAACAAGAAGGAATCAGAAACTGCAGGGAAGATCATTAGATGCAAAG CTGCAATCTGCAGGAAGCCAAGAGAGCCTCTTGTGATAGAGGAAATTGAAGTAGACCCACCTAAAGCTTGGGAGGTCCGGATCAAAGTTCTCTGCACTTCACTCTGTCACAGCGATGTCACTTTCTGGAAAATGAATCCA AGTCCAATTTCAGTTTTCCCTAGAATTTTCGGGCACGAAGCAGTTGG TGTTGTGGAGAGTGTTGGAGAGAATGTGGAAGGAATTGAAGGAGGAGACTTGGTGTTGCCAGTGTTTGCTCCAAATTGTGAAGAATGCAGGGATTGCAAGTCTAGCAAGAGCAATATGTGCACCAAGTTCAAGACCAAATTCATCGACATGCCTCGAGATGGAACCAGCAGGTTCAGGGACAAGGATGGGGAGGTTGTGCACCATTTCTTATCCGTCTCGAGTTTTACGGAGTATACGGTGGTGGATGTTGCTCATCTGGTCAAGATCAGCGCTGAGATTCCTGTTGATAAGGCTTGCTTGCTTGGTTGCGGTGTCTCAACAG GGATAGGAGCGGCTTGGAAGGTGGCAGACGTGGAAGAGGGATCCACAGTCGCAATATTTGGGCTTGGAGCTGTTGGACTTGCG GTTGCAGAAGGAGCGAGGCAACGCAGAGCATCGAAGATCATAGGAATTGATTTGAATCCCGACAAGTTTGAGATAGCCAAAGAATTTGGAGTCACCGATTTCATCAATCCGACAATATGTGTCGACAAACCAATCAGCGAGGTGATTAAGGAAATGACCGATGGAGGCGTCGATTATTGCTTCGAGTGTATTGGATTAGCATCAATGATGCAGGTTGCTTTCACTAGTACCCGAAAG GGCTGGGGCAAGACAGTGATACTAGGACTGGAGATGCATGGATCGCCTTTGTCTTTGAACTGCTATGATATGCTTAATGGCAGAAGCTTGAGTGGCTCATTGTTTGGAGGCATCAAGCCTAGATCTGATATTCCACTCATCGCCAACAAATACCTAGAAAAG GAGCTTTGTTTGGACAAGTTCATAACACATGAAGTAAGCTTCCATGAGATCAACAAAGCTTTTGACCTACTCATTGAAGGGAAAAGCCTTCGTTGCATCATATGGATGGATAAATAG
- the LOC119999615 gene encoding alcohol dehydrogenase-like 1 isoform X2, with the protein MQRKPREPLVIEEIEVDPPKAWEVRIKVLCTSLCHSDVTFWKMNPSPISVFPRIFGHEAVGVVESVGENVEGIEGGDLVLPVFAPNCEECRDCKSSKSNMCTKFKTKFIDMPRDGTSRFRDKDGEVVHHFLSVSSFTEYTVVDVAHLVKISAEIPVDKACLLGCGVSTGIGAAWKVADVEEGSTVAIFGLGAVGLAVAEGARQRRASKIIGIDLNPDKFEIAKEFGVTDFINPTICVDKPISEVIKEMTDGGVDYCFECIGLASMMQVAFTSTRKGWGKTVILGLEMHGSPLSLNCYDMLNGRSLSGSLFGGIKPRSDIPLIANKYLEKELCLDKFITHEVSFHEINKAFDLLIEGKSLRCIIWMDK; encoded by the exons ATGCAAAG GAAGCCAAGAGAGCCTCTTGTGATAGAGGAAATTGAAGTAGACCCACCTAAAGCTTGGGAGGTCCGGATCAAAGTTCTCTGCACTTCACTCTGTCACAGCGATGTCACTTTCTGGAAAATGAATCCA AGTCCAATTTCAGTTTTCCCTAGAATTTTCGGGCACGAAGCAGTTGG TGTTGTGGAGAGTGTTGGAGAGAATGTGGAAGGAATTGAAGGAGGAGACTTGGTGTTGCCAGTGTTTGCTCCAAATTGTGAAGAATGCAGGGATTGCAAGTCTAGCAAGAGCAATATGTGCACCAAGTTCAAGACCAAATTCATCGACATGCCTCGAGATGGAACCAGCAGGTTCAGGGACAAGGATGGGGAGGTTGTGCACCATTTCTTATCCGTCTCGAGTTTTACGGAGTATACGGTGGTGGATGTTGCTCATCTGGTCAAGATCAGCGCTGAGATTCCTGTTGATAAGGCTTGCTTGCTTGGTTGCGGTGTCTCAACAG GGATAGGAGCGGCTTGGAAGGTGGCAGACGTGGAAGAGGGATCCACAGTCGCAATATTTGGGCTTGGAGCTGTTGGACTTGCG GTTGCAGAAGGAGCGAGGCAACGCAGAGCATCGAAGATCATAGGAATTGATTTGAATCCCGACAAGTTTGAGATAGCCAAAGAATTTGGAGTCACCGATTTCATCAATCCGACAATATGTGTCGACAAACCAATCAGCGAGGTGATTAAGGAAATGACCGATGGAGGCGTCGATTATTGCTTCGAGTGTATTGGATTAGCATCAATGATGCAGGTTGCTTTCACTAGTACCCGAAAG GGCTGGGGCAAGACAGTGATACTAGGACTGGAGATGCATGGATCGCCTTTGTCTTTGAACTGCTATGATATGCTTAATGGCAGAAGCTTGAGTGGCTCATTGTTTGGAGGCATCAAGCCTAGATCTGATATTCCACTCATCGCCAACAAATACCTAGAAAAG GAGCTTTGTTTGGACAAGTTCATAACACATGAAGTAAGCTTCCATGAGATCAACAAAGCTTTTGACCTACTCATTGAAGGGAAAAGCCTTCGTTGCATCATATGGATGGATAAATAG